The following are from one region of the Littorina saxatilis isolate snail1 linkage group LG4, US_GU_Lsax_2.0, whole genome shotgun sequence genome:
- the LOC138964389 gene encoding proline-rich transmembrane protein 4-like has product MSLVSPEDLFGSSWTADPTPEGEPEYGRNNMGMGGVGEEDENAAEEPVSAEPGPDWDNAKMVWKEAWEFHLYIFGCLFGLLGLYMLVCVIRLWRIHRLLSRRYFVSLNLLMLLLCATRAVYLMLDGYNSHGTFHPSLDYFFYSISFPCLTSAFSIQLYALLEATKMQFLPPTIQTMSLLMTIVVVHFAISIATDVVVGMYAGMEIMLFVCQLFFILWGLFLFFGYAYIFRRLYVHAVKRQKNVVQNNGSVYGGGGGLAKPKARFTLSVAVTVTMLTAVLGLVTVALEVYAVVGVYKTFSNDRPQPWPWYFYHTALRLVEFLMCATMGYVASQPFRYRRREQSCCCPVLCAPCAEICYCGNDANRSEAQAGWSELDQHQLRTSIDRGQPVGVGYHHDGYHSNGNALRGSKNS; this is encoded by the exons ATGTCTCTAGTATCTCCAGAAGATCTGTTCGGATCTTCATGGACAGCGGACCCTACACCGGAGGGCGAGCCAGAGTATGGGAGGAACAACATGGGGATGGGCGGAGTTGGGGAGGAGGATGAGAATGCCGCGGAGGAGCCTGTGTCGGCAGAGCCTGGTCCTGATTGGGACAATGCTAAG ATGGTGTGGAAAGAAGCCTGGGAGTTCCACCTGTACATCTTCGGCTGTCTCTTCGGCCTGCTGGGCCTCTACATGCTGGTGTGCGTGATTAGACTGTGGAGAATCCATCGCCTCCTTTCCCGCCGTTACTTCGTCTCCCTCAACCTTCTCATGCTGCTGCTGTGTGCCACCCGGGCCGTGTACCTGATGTTGGACGGGTACAACTCTCACGGCACCTTCCACCCGAGTCTGGATTACTTCTTCTACTCCATCTCCTTCCCCTGTCTGACCTCAGCCTTCAGCATCCAGCTCTACGCTCTGCTGGAGGCCACCAAGATGCAGTTCCTGCCTCCCACTATACAGACG ATGAGCCTGCTGATGACCATCGTGGTTGTCCACTTCGCCATCTCCATAGCAACGGACGTGGTGGTGGGCATGTACGCCGGCATGGAGATCATGCTCTTCGTCTGCCAGCTCTTCTTCATCCTCTGGggcctcttcctcttcttcggCTACGCCTACATCTTCCGGCGGCTGTACGTGCACGCTGTCAAGCGGCAGAAGAACGTGGTGCAGAACAACGGGTCCGTCTACGGTGGTGGTGGGGGCCTGGCCAAGCCTAAGGCGAGGTTCACGCTTAGCGTTGCTGTCAcg GTGACGATGCTGACAGCAGTGCTAGGCCTGGTGACGGTGGCACTGGAGGTGTACGCCGTGGTGGGGGTCTACAAGACCTTCTCCAACGATCGTCCCCAGCCCTGGCCCTGGTACTTCTACCACACGGCCTTACGCCTCGTGGAGTTTCTCATGTGTGCTACCATGGGATACGTGGCTTCTCAACCTTTCAG GTACCGACGACGCGAGCAGAGCTGCTGTTGCCCAGTGCTGTGCGCGCCCTGCGCGGAGATCTGTTACTGTGGCAACGACGCCAACCGTTCCGAGGCTCAGGCCGGCTGGTCAGAGCTTGACCAGCACCAACTGCGGACATCCATTGACCGCGGTCAGCCCGTAGGCGTAGGTTACCACCACGACGGTTACCATAGCAACGGGAACGCCCTGCGAGGCAGCAAGAACAGCTAG